GGCGGAATATCTTACCGGTATCTGCCTGGTTGCCCAAGGATGCCAGGGTTGTGATGACAGCCAAGGCTATGGTTGGTACTGCCAGAAGCTGGAATAAGCGGGTATAGACCGTGGCGATGAAATTCATCAGGCCATCCAGCCAGCTGATGCCGAACATACCCAAAACTGCGCCTACTATCAAAGCGCCAATCCATAGTACCAGCTGCCGGGTTTGCTTATTCTTCACTTTCTTCACTCCTTTTTGCTTACTGCTGCCAGCATTGCTATCCGGCTGTCTATTTCCCATATCATTCATTGTTTTTCCCATGATTTTAAATTATTATTTTTTTGGACAAAAGTATTCTCCTTATTCCAGTCCCCACATATCATTCAGCATACTGATCGCTGACTCCGAGCGGAATACATGATCGCGGAAGGTGATGATGCCTTCGGGAGCAAGTTGGGCTTCGAAGGAATTGACCAGGAAATCAGCTTCGAGCAGAATGCGGTGGTCGAGGCTGGTTACATCCTTATAAGTATGATGATGGGCAATGAGCCAGCAGATTCTTTCTATCTGTGCGGCTGTGAATCCATCTACTTCTGACAGTACTTTTCTTGCCTCATCAGGACCCAGTTCTTCCTGGTGCTTGCCATCGCAGTTGCCGTATCTGGCTTCTGAAACGTGAATGCCTACATCGTGAAGAATGGCTGCAGCTTCGAGCACGAAGAGGTCTTCCTCGTTCATTCCCTCTGCTATCGCAATCATACGGGCAAAGTCGTGTACCTTTACGAAATGCTGGATGCGTGGCGCATCGCCACCATCGTATTTTATCATCGCCCTCATCAGTTGGGCGAGTATCAATTCCTTGTTTGTCATAATCTTATGTTTTTTATCAATGTTTTTATGTCTATTGGATGGAATGGCTTGTTTTACAGTGGATTACGCCCATAGAAGGAAGGTTAATCCGCTGATTCCGATATAGGCATAGATGATGTATTTGAGCAGGGAGCCGCTGAGGTGTCTGAACACCCAGGCGCCTATCAGGTTGCCGATGAAGACTCCGGCTATTCCATACACATAACCAATGGAGACCGTGGTGGTGAAGAAACCATTGTAGGCTCTTGCTAAAGTCATCATCAGATTGCCTGCCAGGAAATAGGTCTGCGTCATCGCCAGATAATGTTCCTTGTCTGGCTCTGAACTTACGAAGTAGAGCACGGCTGGGGGACCCTGCATTCCGAAGAATCCTCCCATCAGTCCGCTCAATGTTCCTGCCGTAACCTGCACGGGCAGCGTAGTCTTCACCTTGATGCGCTTGCTGAAGAAGGCGAAGTAGATGCTCACGATGATCAGGGTAATACCGAGCAATATGTTCAGTATGTGATATTCCATCCGCTTGAGCACGAAGATGGCTCCGATGGAGATGATGATGAAGGTGAACAGTATGGGCAGCAGCCGTCTCCAGGTGATGTACTTGTATTTCTGAATGACGATGATCAGCGAGGTGGTCATCGCCAGGATGCCCGAGAGGGTTGTTGCCTCACCGAAGGAAGGCATGATAGAGGGGAGCATCGTCATGATGAAGATGCCAAAACCGAAGCCAGTGGTGCGTTGTACAAAACTGGCTCCGATGCTCAACAGAAAAAGTTCGATGACAATATTGTCCATTCTGCTGTAGGCTTATTGATGGATGTAATCCAGAATCTGCTCAGCATGAATCTTGGTCTTGATTTCCTTAGGAGTGAAGATTTTTTCGATGATGCCTTCTTCGTTGACGAGATAGGTGGTGCGGAGGATTCCGATGGTCTTTCTGCCGCAGGTAACCTTCTCACCCCAGCAGCCGAGTTCCTGCAACAGGGTGGTCTCGGTATCAGCAATAAGAGGGAACTGCAGGCCCTTGGTTTCTGCAAACTTCTTCTGCAGTGCCTGCTTGTCCTTGCTCACACCGATAATCTCGTAACCGGCAGCTGCCAGTTCCTCCTTATGAGCCTGCAGGGAGCAGGCTTCGGCAGTGCATCCGCTGGTGTTAGCCTTCGGATAACTGTAGAGTACTATCTTGCGACCACGAAAGTCGCTTGCCTTGATTTCACGTCCGTCCTGGTCAATGCCAAGAATCTCAGGTATTTTATCTCCTACATTCATAATTGTAATTTTTAAATTTGTTTTCTGTTCTTTTTATCACTAACTATTGATGATAAATCAAATGCAAAAATACAATATTTATTCTGATGGATGAATGAATTAGTCTTTTTTAATTTAATATGCCAACATGATTTAACGATACCCATACGTTTTTGCCATTTTTCCTTTGTCATTTCGAATAAAATGGGCAATACAAGATTTAAAGCTCTTGAAGCCTTGAGGGAATTTTATGACGTCTATTATATATTATCATCCTGACTGAGCATGAGCGCCCATAATAAGAAACTTATACATGAAACTATGCCTCTCTCCTCTGTCTCTGACAGTTTGCTTTGGAAATCTGTTACAAATACCCCATTATAACTCTATCTTTTGTCATAAAACGCTCCTTTATGTACTTCCCTGAAAAAGGTTGTCACTTAGGAACAAACAGAAGTGACAATGAAACGTAAGACAAGAATTGAACGTGTGTATAATGAGGACACTGGTTGGTTTGAGACCCGTGAGGTAGAGTTGAATAGCTACTCTTTTACAGATGATGATCGTATCATGATAGTTCGAGAGTATATGGAGAGTGGGCTCCCAGCAGAAGAAATCATCAAGAAATACTATATAAGCAGTCGTACAGTGCTATTTTCTTGGATGGATAAGTTCTTAAATGAAAAAGATTTGTTATCTTTGCCGCCAGAAGACCAAAACCGTGACGATATGGCAAAGACAACAAATGAACAGTTGAAAGAGAAAGATGCAGAGATTAAGCGTCTCCGCAAGGCTTTGGAGTTAGAGAAGCTTCGCTCTAAGGCATTCTCCACCATGATTGACCTCGCAGAAGAAACCTTCAATATTCCTGTGAGAAAAAAATCTGGTACCAAACAGTAAGCTTGCTCCGCACAGAGTGCCAGAGCCAAGGTTTAGGCACTCTATGCGGGCTGTTTGGTTTTACCCGGCAAGCATATAATAAGCGCAATGTCTCTGACGGCTTTGCTGAAGAGGCCATTGAGTCTATCATCATTGAAAAGGCACGTGAGTATCGTAAGTCGAATCCTGGCTTAGGAGCTGCAAAGTTGCATGTCATATTGAAACAGATGTTTGAGGATACAGGCTGCTTCCCTGGTCGTGACGCATTTATTGAGATGCTGCGTAAGCATGGACTCATGGTACGTATAAAGCGCCGTAGGCGCTATAAGACAACAGATTCCGACCATAATTATCGCAAATACCCAAACCTGATTAAGGGAGTCGTTCCTACCCATCCGAACCAGATTTGGGCAAGTGACATCACCTATGTTGAAACCAATGAAGGTGTGTGCTATCTCTCGCTTATAACAGACCTGTATTCCCATAAAATCGTTGGATGGGCTGTTGGTCCAACATTAGAAACTGTATATCCATTAGAAGCGCTTAAAATGGCATATAAAAGCATTGATGAAGAAACAGCAAAAGGACTCATTCATCACTCTGACAGAGGAAGCCAGTATTGCAGTCAGAATTATGTATCTATCCTAAAAAGTCATGGCTCACAAATAAGTATGACTCAAACAGGAGATCCTTTGGAGAATGCTATAGCAGAACGTGCAAACGGCATTTTAAAAACAGAATGGCTTTATAGAATGACAATTCCTACTCGTAAAGTATGTAAGAAGGAACTGACCAGGATTATTGCGTTTTATAACGACGAAAGACCGCATATGAGTATCGGTAATCAAACACCATCAGTTGCACATACTCAAGTGGGGCCACAGCAGAAAATGTGGAAAAATCCTTGGGAAAAATCTTCTAATTAGTTGAAAATGTGTATCTTTGCATTTGAAAGAATATCATCACCGTAACCTTTCTAGGGATAGCTCCTTAAAAAGAGTAACCTAGTTAGGTATAATGGGTATTCGCTGACAACCCATATAGTGATAAAAATAAAAATGCGTAACTCATTTAGTGATAAGAAAAATAGATAGTAACAAATTTAGTTTAACCATCCTAAAGGTGACAACTTTTTCACGTATAAGACATTATAACTCTATCTTTTGTCATAAAACGCCCCTTTATAACTCTATCTTTTGTCATAAAACGCCCCTTTATAACTCTATCTTTTGTCATAAAACACCCCATTATAACTCTATCTTTTAGCAAAGTTAACATAAAATAATTGCATATCTTGTTAATAATCAGTATTTTTGCAGCCATATAATCATTAAGACGCAAAGATATGGATAAATACTTGTCAAGAAGCATCGACCAGGCTTTACTGGAATGGAAGGATAATCCTCGAAGGAAACCGCTTTTGGTGAGGGGCGCCCGACAGGTAGGCAAGTCGAGCACCATTCGGCATTTAGGCAAGAACTTCAAATATTTTTTGGAAGTTAATGTGGAAAGAAATCCTGAGGTGATGGAATTCTTTAAGGGCAGTCGTGATGTGAAGAGCATTGCTGCTAAGCTCTCCGACTTCTTTAATGTGCCAGTTGTTCCGGGCGAAACCCTTCTTTTCCTTGATGAGATACAAAAGTGTGAAGACGTCATTCATAGCCTTTGGTTTTTTAAGGAAGATTATCCCGAACTTCATGTCATTGCTGCAGGTTCGCTCTTGGAGTTTGCGCTAAAGAATTTGTCATCATTTGGAGTGGGCAGAGTAAGTTCCCTGTTTGTCTATCCGATGTCTTTTGATGAATTCCTGACAGCAACGAGACAAGAGGGGCTTCTTAGAATCAAGCGAAATAGCAGTCCTACGAATCCGCTTCCCGAGGCATTCTATAATAGGTTGGTGGAAGCCTTCCGAAGTTATATGCTGGTTGGCGGAATGCCAGAAGCCGTGGCAACCTACACGGAGACAGGATCTTATCGCTATAGTAGTGACATTGTAAACGAAATCATTCAGGGCTATCAGGACGATTTTGCCAAATACGGAGCCAAGGCAAATCCTCTGCTTTTGCGCCAAACTCTCATAAGTGTAGCGCATCAGGCAGGAGCCAAGTTTGTTTGCAGTAGGGTAGAAGGGCAATATCGTTCGGCAGAAGTAAAGGTGGCTTTGGAGATGCTGAAGGATGCCGGGCTAATCATACCGACCTATCATACGGATGCCAATGGGGTGCCGCTTGGAGCTGAAATCAATGAGCGGGTAGTAAAATATCTGATTCATGATACTGGCGTGCTACTTGGTATCTTAGGAATAGATGATGATATCGATGAGCGCATCAAGGAGATGATGGTGGCAGACTCCATCGATCTTGTTGACAAGGGGCATGTGGCAGAGATGATGGCGGGTTTGGAACTTATCAAATATTCTTCTCCGCAGACGCGGCACCAGTTGTACTATTGGCAAAATATGAACAAAGGTACTTGTGCCGAGGTGGATTATGTGATAGCTCGCAGTGGCAGCATCGTTCCGATAGAAGTAAAATCGGGCGTGAAGGGTTCTATGAGTAGTATGTATTCGCTGATGCGCAATCCGCAGAAGCATATAGAAATGGGCATTCGCTGTTCTCTCGAAAACTTTGGTACATTCGAGAGTCCCGATGGCAAGAAGATAGACATCATTCCTCTTTATGCAATCTCCAATTTATTTGCGGAGAAGTAGATGGTTTACTCTATTCCTCTTCTCACATCCCTTGGCGTAACTCCATACTTTTTACGGAAGGCGTGATAGAAGCTGGAAGTATGTTCAAAGCCGCAGCAGAAGGCTATATCGTCTATGCTCATTTTTGGGGCGGTTTCGAGCAGATGGCGAGCACGCTTCATCTTGATATTCAGAATGAAAGAGGCTGGCGAACTGCCCGTGAGCGTAACGATCTTGCGATGGAACTGTCGTGGACTCATGCACAGCTTTTCTGCGAGCGTATTCACGTTGAGCTGCTGTTTGTCCATAAGCAGATAGATATGATCCACCGTCTTGGCGAGGAAGCGGCGCTCAGTATCCGTCAGCTGTACCTCATCCTGCTGTTCCTTCGTATGAGTAGCATTGTCGCTAAACTTGTTGCGCAGCGAGCGCTGGCGGTCGAGCAGACGTTCCACTACAGTGCGCAGCTCGTCCACGTTGAACGGTTTGGCTAAATAGGCATCAGCACCAGCCTCAAAGCCTTCGATGCGCTCTTGGTCTGAAATCTTTGCCGTGACGATGACGATAGGTATGTGATTCACTACATCGTTGGAGCGTATGCGTCGGCACAGTTCCAAACCGTCCATGCCCGGCATCATCAAGTCGGTTATAATCAGGTCGGGTACGAGGTTGATGGCCTTCTGCCATCCGTCCTCTCCATTAGTAGCGTAAGCCACAGCATAGCGTTCGCTAAGCACTTCACCGATGTACGTCGCAATGTCGCGATTGTCCTCTATCACGAGCATCGTGTACTGGTTGTCCTTTGCATCGGTATCTGTTAGTGTTTTTTCCTCTGTAGGCAGAACAGGCGTGTTGTCTATAGGCTGTTCGTCGAGCTTCACGTTGCACTCGTTTGTTATAGGAATTTCGATGTGAAACGTCGTTCCATAGCCCTCCCTGCTCCTGACATTGATCTTGCCGTTCAATGAGTCAATCACCTGCTTTACGAGTGCCAGTCCAATGCCTGTACCAATATTCATAGAGTCGGTTACTCCCTGATAGAATGGATTGAACACTTTGTTGGCAGTCTCTTTGTCCATACCCTCTCCCGTATCGCTTACCTCTATAAGGAGGTTGCTGCCTTCGCGCCACATGGCAACGATGATTTTGCCATATTCGGGCGTGAATTTAAAGGCATTGGACAGGAGGTTGTTGAATACCTTGTTGACAAAGTCGGGCACGAAGTCCATCGTCACGGGTTCCTTCACATGCAGCTGCAGGTCGATGTTCTTGCTGCAGGCATAGTTGCGATAGGTGTCCACCAGCATCGAAACGTAGGTGGTGATGTTGCCGTTGCGCCAATCGAAGTTGCCCATCTTCGACTTAATTTTCGAAATATCAAGCAACTGGTTGATGAGCGCCAGCAGGTTGTTTCCCTGCTGCTCGATGGCATAGGCGCTCTGTTTCAGTTCGTCTGGGGATTTATTAGGCAGGTCGCGGCTCAAACCGAGAATCACAGTGAGTGGTGTGCGAAACTCATGGGTGATGTTTGTAAAGAAACTCTCGCGCATTTCGGCAAGGCTTTTCAGGGCCAGGTGGTTGCGACGGTGTATGCGCTGTACGAAGTAGAACACCACCAGTGTACCAATCAGTATTATCATAATGATTATGAAGACGATGGTGTTGGTGAATCGTGCCGACCGCTCGTTCTTTAGGTTTGTATTGACCTCGTCCATCGCCCGAGCCTGAATGTTGCGTTCTATGAGCAGTCCTGCGTTCTGTATGCGGTTCAGTTTCTCCATATCGACGACGCTGTCTTCCATGGCTGCAGCCTTCTCGTGCGCCGTCAGCGCCGCACTGTAGTTGCCCTTGCGTTTGTATAGTTTATAATATAAGTTATAAACCTCAGCTAAATGTTCGTGCGACTTGATGGCGCGTGCAGTGTGCAGCGCCTTGTCCAGATATTCCTGTGCCTTGGTGTCGTTGCCCATTTGGGTGTAAATACCAGCCAGGGCAATGAGCGGATTCATTGCGTGCCACTCGTCTTGTGACGACTGCAACTGCTGATAAGCCTTGTCATACTCCGAAATGGCTTTTTCATAGTCGTGCTCTTTCTCGTGTAGCTCACCGAAATAAATGTGGCATAGTGCCACACCGAGTGTGTTGCCAGCCTGCAGATTCAGTCCCATGGACTGGCGATAGTACCTCCATGCCGAGTCCAACTGTTCACGGTGGCTGAATATAGAACCGATGTTGGCATAGTTGATGGCTTGTCCTAAGGCACTGTTCAATTCTCGTTCGCCTGCTAATGCCAGTCGCAGCGCACTGTCGGCACGTGCGTAGTTGCCCAGGGTGAGATAGATGTTGCCCAGTCCATTGAGTGATACCACGCGGTTTTTCGTGGTCGTAAAAGATGTGTCGGCAGACTCTTTGCTGATAGCGAAAGCGCGGTAATGGTAATCTTGAGCCATGTCGAGCATTCCCATTCTCCGATAGACGGTGCCGATATTGTTCAGAGCCTGCACGATCTCTAATGTATCGCCTAAGGTCTCCGCCTGCTTCAGTCCCTCGCTGTGTACCTTCAGTGCCTCGTCAAATCTACTGTCGTTGCGCA
This is a stretch of genomic DNA from Segatella hominis. It encodes these proteins:
- a CDS encoding HD domain-containing protein, with amino-acid sequence MTNKELILAQLMRAMIKYDGGDAPRIQHFVKVHDFARMIAIAEGMNEEDLFVLEAAAILHDVGIHVSEARYGNCDGKHQEELGPDEARKVLSEVDGFTAAQIERICWLIAHHHTYKDVTSLDHRILLEADFLVNSFEAQLAPEGIITFRDHVFRSESAISMLNDMWGLE
- a CDS encoding sulfite exporter TauE/SafE family protein; translation: MDNIVIELFLLSIGASFVQRTTGFGFGIFIMTMLPSIMPSFGEATTLSGILAMTTSLIIVIQKYKYITWRRLLPILFTFIIISIGAIFVLKRMEYHILNILLGITLIIVSIYFAFFSKRIKVKTTLPVQVTAGTLSGLMGGFFGMQGPPAVLYFVSSEPDKEHYLAMTQTYFLAGNLMMTLARAYNGFFTTTVSIGYVYGIAGVFIGNLIGAWVFRHLSGSLLKYIIYAYIGISGLTFLLWA
- a CDS encoding peroxiredoxin; the protein is MNVGDKIPEILGIDQDGREIKASDFRGRKIVLYSYPKANTSGCTAEACSLQAHKEELAAAGYEIIGVSKDKQALQKKFAETKGLQFPLIADTETTLLQELGCWGEKVTCGRKTIGILRTTYLVNEEGIIEKIFTPKEIKTKIHAEQILDYIHQ
- a CDS encoding transposase; protein product: MKRKTRIERVYNEDTGWFETREVELNSYSFTDDDRIMIVREYMESGLPAEEIIKKYYISSRTVLFSWMDKFLNEKDLLSLPPEDQNRDDMAKTTNEQLKEKDAEIKRLRKALELEKLRSKAFSTMIDLAEETFNIPVRKKSGTKQ
- a CDS encoding IS3 family transposase — its product is MLRTECQSQGLGTLCGLFGFTRQAYNKRNVSDGFAEEAIESIIIEKAREYRKSNPGLGAAKLHVILKQMFEDTGCFPGRDAFIEMLRKHGLMVRIKRRRRYKTTDSDHNYRKYPNLIKGVVPTHPNQIWASDITYVETNEGVCYLSLITDLYSHKIVGWAVGPTLETVYPLEALKMAYKSIDEETAKGLIHHSDRGSQYCSQNYVSILKSHGSQISMTQTGDPLENAIAERANGILKTEWLYRMTIPTRKVCKKELTRIIAFYNDERPHMSIGNQTPSVAHTQVGPQQKMWKNPWEKSSN
- a CDS encoding ATP-binding protein translates to MDKYLSRSIDQALLEWKDNPRRKPLLVRGARQVGKSSTIRHLGKNFKYFLEVNVERNPEVMEFFKGSRDVKSIAAKLSDFFNVPVVPGETLLFLDEIQKCEDVIHSLWFFKEDYPELHVIAAGSLLEFALKNLSSFGVGRVSSLFVYPMSFDEFLTATRQEGLLRIKRNSSPTNPLPEAFYNRLVEAFRSYMLVGGMPEAVATYTETGSYRYSSDIVNEIIQGYQDDFAKYGAKANPLLLRQTLISVAHQAGAKFVCSRVEGQYRSAEVKVALEMLKDAGLIIPTYHTDANGVPLGAEINERVVKYLIHDTGVLLGILGIDDDIDERIKEMMVADSIDLVDKGHVAEMMAGLELIKYSSPQTRHQLYYWQNMNKGTCAEVDYVIARSGSIVPIEVKSGVKGSMSSMYSLMRNPQKHIEMGIRCSLENFGTFESPDGKKIDIIPLYAISNLFAEK
- a CDS encoding response regulator, with amino-acid sequence MLISCGQKPAKISLAERKAMDSIVSSSHNIDTLSMIQKRMEREGNMLGSIVAYRVMGKELRNDSRFDEALKVHSEGLKQAETLGDTLEIVQALNNIGTVYRRMGMLDMAQDYHYRAFAISKESADTSFTTTKNRVVSLNGLGNIYLTLGNYARADSALRLALAGERELNSALGQAINYANIGSIFSHREQLDSAWRYYRQSMGLNLQAGNTLGVALCHIYFGELHEKEHDYEKAISEYDKAYQQLQSSQDEWHAMNPLIALAGIYTQMGNDTKAQEYLDKALHTARAIKSHEHLAEVYNLYYKLYKRKGNYSAALTAHEKAAAMEDSVVDMEKLNRIQNAGLLIERNIQARAMDEVNTNLKNERSARFTNTIVFIIIMIILIGTLVVFYFVQRIHRRNHLALKSLAEMRESFFTNITHEFRTPLTVILGLSRDLPNKSPDELKQSAYAIEQQGNNLLALINQLLDISKIKSKMGNFDWRNGNITTYVSMLVDTYRNYACSKNIDLQLHVKEPVTMDFVPDFVNKVFNNLLSNAFKFTPEYGKIIVAMWREGSNLLIEVSDTGEGMDKETANKVFNPFYQGVTDSMNIGTGIGLALVKQVIDSLNGKINVRSREGYGTTFHIEIPITNECNVKLDEQPIDNTPVLPTEEKTLTDTDAKDNQYTMLVIEDNRDIATYIGEVLSERYAVAYATNGEDGWQKAINLVPDLIITDLMMPGMDGLELCRRIRSNDVVNHIPIVIVTAKISDQERIEGFEAGADAYLAKPFNVDELRTVVERLLDRQRSLRNKFSDNATHTKEQQDEVQLTDTERRFLAKTVDHIYLLMDKQQLNVNTLAEKLCMSPRQFHRKIVTLTGSSPASFILNIKMKRARHLLETAPKMSIDDIAFCCGFEHTSSFYHAFRKKYGVTPRDVRRGIE